The following are from one region of the Mauremys reevesii isolate NIE-2019 linkage group 2, ASM1616193v1, whole genome shotgun sequence genome:
- the NEUROD6 gene encoding neurogenic differentiation factor 6 — translation MLTLPFDESVVMPESQMCRKFSRESEDQKQIKKPESFSKQIVLRGKNIKRATGEDTEKEEEEEDREEEDENGLPRRRGLRKKKTTKIRVERVKFRRQEANARERNRMHGLNDALDNLRKVVPCYSKTQKLSKIETLRLAKNYIWALSEILRIGKRPDLLTFVQNLCKGLSQPTTNLVAGCLQLNARSFLMGQTGESAHHTRSPYSSFYPPYHSPELSTPPGHGTLDNSKSMKPYNYCSAYESFYESTSPECASPQFEGPLSPPPINYNGIFSLKQEDALDYGKNYNYGMHYCAVPPRGPLGQSSMFRLPTESHFPYDLHLRSQSLTMQDELNAVFHN, via the coding sequence ATGTTAACACTACCATTTGATGAGTCTGTTGTAATGCCAGAATCCCAGATGTGCAGAAAGTTTTCCAGAGAAAGTGAGGACCAAAAGCAAATTAAGAAGCCAGAAAGCTTTTCAAAGCAGATTGTACTCCGAGGAAAGAATATCAAAAGGGCCACTGGAGAAGACACAgaaaaagaagaggaggaagaagacagagaggaggaggatgagaatGGTTTGCCTAGAAGGAGGGGCCTTAGGAAAAAAAAGACAACCAAGATAAGAGTGGAAAGGGTCAAATTCAGGCGGCAAGAAGCCAATGCTAGAGAAAGGAACAGGATGCATGGCCTTAATGATGCTCTGGACAATTTAAGAAAAGTGGTCCCTTGTTATTCAAAAACACAAAAACTGTCTAAAATAGAAACTTTAAGACTAGCCAAAAACTATATTTGGGCTCTTTCTGAAATCCTGCGTATTGGCAAGAGACCTGACCTGCTCACATTCGTCCAAAACTTGTGCAAAGGTCTATCCCAGCCAACTACAAACTTGGTGGCAGGGTGCCTGCAGCTGAATGCCAGAAGTTTCTTGATGGGTCAGACGGGGGAAAGTGCCCATCACACAAGGTCACCATATTCCAGCTTCTATCCTCCCTATCACAGTCCTGAGCTCAGCACTCCCCCGGGGCATGGAACTCTTGACAATTCCAAGTCTATGAAACCCTACAATTACTGCAGTGCTTATGAATCTTTCTATGAAAGCACTTCCCCTGAGTGTGCCAGCCCACAGTTTGAAGGTCCCCTAAGTCCTCCCCCAATTAACTATAATGGGATATTTTCCCTGAAGCAAGAAGATGCCTTGGACTATGGCAAAAATTACAATTATGGCATGCATTACTGTGCAGTGCCACCCAGGGGTCCCCTTGGGCAGAGCTCCATGTTCAGGTTGCCTACCGAGAGCCACTTCCCTTACGACTTACATCTGCGCAGCCAGTCTCTCACCATGCAAGACGAATTAAATGCAGTTTTTCATAATTAA